Proteins encoded by one window of Thermobaculum terrenum ATCC BAA-798:
- a CDS encoding MFS transporter — protein MSNISTSLRRPEIEQSILNPVFLTLWAMQALTQTSQNVINFALLILAQTITGSTAHVSFIILSFSLPAVIFSSVAGVLVDHWNKRAVMAASNIIRAFAVASYIFVNDSSDMPRVYLASFVLASAAQFFAPAEGAVIPRIVGKRALITANSLYNLTFMASQFLGFTIIGWLLIRFMGLRNVFILIAVLYAIAAIVIATLPIPDIRARTDEGISLEKIWQDLREGWHFIIERRSLAITIIHLSIANSSYLMLGTLGPSFVTNILHIRSEDLGLLLAPAGLFTLLGIILVNKLAKPSNRHEMIHFGLMGVGVSVVGLAITTPITNLIAENASVITPSWLTTFIAVLLSMLFGFSAAFVAIPAQTVLQEKSHDYNRARVLSTFYTVSNAASFFPILLAGSIADHIGILQTMTIIGLFIVTVGASSQYLFLQNNRNWDKTRIGITETFPRKGSKA, from the coding sequence GTGAGTAATATATCCACATCGCTGAGAAGGCCAGAAATAGAGCAAAGCATACTTAATCCTGTTTTCCTTACGCTGTGGGCCATGCAGGCTCTTACTCAGACCTCTCAAAACGTAATCAACTTCGCCCTGCTAATTCTGGCACAAACCATAACTGGGTCAACAGCTCACGTAAGCTTCATAATACTATCCTTCAGCTTACCAGCTGTCATCTTCAGTAGCGTAGCTGGCGTCCTGGTTGACCATTGGAACAAGCGTGCGGTGATGGCAGCCAGCAATATAATAAGAGCATTTGCTGTAGCAAGTTACATATTCGTCAACGACAGCTCGGATATGCCTAGAGTGTACTTAGCCAGCTTTGTGTTGGCCTCTGCAGCTCAATTCTTTGCCCCTGCAGAGGGAGCTGTTATACCGAGGATAGTAGGAAAGCGAGCATTAATAACTGCAAACTCGTTATATAACTTGACTTTCATGGCTTCTCAATTCCTAGGATTTACCATAATAGGGTGGTTGCTCATACGCTTCATGGGGCTTAGGAACGTATTCATACTCATAGCCGTTCTGTACGCTATTGCAGCAATAGTAATCGCAACTCTGCCCATTCCCGACATTCGGGCAAGGACAGACGAAGGAATCAGTCTGGAAAAGATATGGCAGGATCTAAGAGAAGGCTGGCACTTTATTATTGAAAGGCGATCCTTAGCGATCACCATTATACACTTGTCTATCGCCAACTCCAGCTACTTGATGCTAGGTACATTAGGACCCTCGTTTGTAACAAACATACTGCATATAAGATCAGAAGATTTAGGGTTACTACTTGCACCTGCAGGACTCTTCACTTTATTGGGAATAATATTGGTCAATAAGTTGGCTAAACCTAGCAACAGGCATGAGATGATACACTTTGGACTAATGGGTGTGGGAGTTAGTGTGGTAGGACTAGCGATCACTACTCCCATCACGAATCTCATAGCGGAGAACGCGTCAGTTATTACACCTTCTTGGTTAACGACTTTTATTGCAGTATTACTAAGTATGTTGTTTGGATTCTCGGCAGCTTTTGTGGCCATACCTGCGCAGACAGTACTTCAGGAAAAGTCACACGATTACAACAGAGCTCGAGTCCTGTCGACATTCTACACAGTCTCTAATGCGGCATCCTTTTTCCCTATATTGCTTGCAGGTAGCATAGCAGACCATATAGGTATACTACAGACGATGACTATAATTGGCCTATTTATAGTTACCGTTGGAGCCAGTAGTCAATACCTATTCTTACAGAACAATAGGAACTGGGATAAAACAAGGATAGGTATCACGGAGACATTTCCCCGGAAGGGCTCAAAAGCTTAA
- a CDS encoding ABC transporter ATP-binding protein: MLRGAGGGGGGFRRALMAEKPEKPVRAGTARRVVKFFAPYKLHVLLVLIAILIISVVGLANPYLLKLIVDDAILKRDMDKLILYAVLMIVIPVVNGLIGVWQTYLNNLIGQRVMRDLRNELYRHMQRMSLRFFSETKTGEIQSRLGNDVNGIQDVITNTASSIVSNITTVVSTITAMFLLSWQLTLLSLALLPLFLYLTYKVGSIRRELAKNTQKSLADISALIEESLSVSGVLLTKTFGRQRESIDRFSRENQRLADLQLRQQMVGRWFFMITSTFFSITPALVYYFAGRTIIHTPPDQVPPITVGGIVAFTTLQSRLFFPLGQLLTVQVQIQAALALFDRIFEYLDLPVEITDRPNAIELDPHDVKGRITFDHVYFSYSRTGRPMNLYDINFDAPPGSLVALVGPTGAGKTTIAYLIARLYDVTKGRVLIDGIDVRDIRLASLPQIIGMVSQETYLFHASVRENLLFAKPDATEEELIAATKAANIYDRITELPEGFDTIVGERGYRFSGGEKQRIAIARIVLKNPRILILDEATSALDTRSERLVQRALATLMQGRTTIAIAHRLSTILSADQILVIDRGRIVERGTHSELLAAEGLYAKLYREQFLHAPKDTSIAATGS, encoded by the coding sequence ATGCTTAGGGGGGCAGGAGGTGGCGGGGGTGGATTTCGAAGAGCACTTATGGCTGAGAAACCTGAGAAGCCTGTAAGGGCTGGCACCGCTAGGCGGGTCGTCAAGTTCTTTGCTCCGTACAAGCTACATGTGCTGCTAGTGCTTATAGCGATACTTATTATCTCCGTAGTCGGCTTGGCTAACCCCTATCTTCTCAAGCTGATAGTTGATGATGCCATACTCAAGCGAGACATGGATAAACTCATCTTGTATGCGGTCCTAATGATCGTTATTCCCGTGGTGAATGGTCTTATCGGTGTATGGCAGACATACCTCAACAATTTGATAGGCCAAAGGGTAATGCGCGATCTTAGGAACGAGCTGTACAGGCACATGCAGAGGATGTCTTTGAGGTTCTTCTCCGAGACCAAAACTGGAGAAATACAATCAAGGCTAGGTAACGATGTCAACGGAATACAGGACGTCATTACTAACACCGCTTCGAGCATAGTATCTAATATAACTACTGTTGTATCTACAATTACTGCAATGTTTCTGCTCTCCTGGCAGCTAACTTTGCTTTCTCTGGCATTGTTACCTCTATTCCTATACCTGACTTACAAAGTCGGTAGTATCAGGCGAGAGCTTGCTAAGAACACTCAGAAGAGCCTTGCTGATATTAGCGCTCTAATTGAGGAGTCTCTATCTGTGTCTGGCGTTTTGCTGACCAAGACCTTTGGCAGGCAGCGTGAGTCTATCGATAGGTTCTCACGCGAGAATCAGCGCCTTGCTGATCTTCAGCTACGCCAGCAAATGGTTGGTAGATGGTTCTTCATGATTACCTCTACGTTCTTCTCTATAACCCCTGCACTGGTCTACTACTTTGCAGGTAGAACGATCATACATACTCCTCCTGACCAGGTGCCTCCGATAACGGTTGGAGGGATAGTAGCTTTCACAACTCTACAAAGTAGGCTTTTCTTCCCCCTGGGACAGCTCCTGACCGTGCAGGTTCAGATTCAAGCAGCGTTAGCTTTGTTTGATCGCATATTTGAATACCTAGATCTTCCAGTAGAGATTACCGATAGGCCAAATGCTATTGAGCTTGACCCACACGACGTAAAAGGCAGGATAACCTTCGACCATGTATACTTCAGCTACAGCCGCACAGGACGGCCTATGAATCTATATGACATCAACTTTGATGCCCCGCCAGGTTCTCTCGTGGCCTTGGTAGGTCCAACCGGGGCTGGTAAAACCACCATAGCCTATCTGATAGCTCGCTTGTATGATGTTACTAAGGGCAGAGTGCTTATAGATGGCATTGATGTACGTGACATAAGATTGGCGAGTCTTCCCCAGATAATAGGCATGGTATCTCAGGAGACATATTTGTTTCATGCATCTGTGCGCGAAAACCTCCTATTTGCTAAGCCAGATGCTACCGAGGAAGAGCTTATAGCCGCTACAAAAGCTGCTAATATCTATGACCGTATAACTGAGCTGCCTGAAGGTTTTGATACCATCGTGGGAGAAAGGGGCTATCGGTTTTCGGGGGGTGAGAAGCAGCGTATAGCTATAGCAAGAATAGTCCTCAAGAATCCTCGCATACTTATACTAGATGAAGCTACTAGTGCGCTTGATACTCGTTCAGAGCGACTTGTCCAGCGAGCCCTAGCTACTTTAATGCAAGGTAGGACAACAATAGCTATAGCTCATCGCCTATCCACTATTTTGTCCGCTGACCAGATACTTGTTATAGACAGAGGCAGGATTGTAGAAAGAGGTACACATTCCGAGTTACTTGCTGCCGAGGGACTATACGCAAAGCTTTACAGGGAACAATTCTTACACGCCCCTAAGGATACCTCTATAGCAGCAACGGGTAGCTAG
- a CDS encoding ribonuclease HII, which translates to MCASIAPIEEKGFHPFEPTLWRQGYAYVAGLDEAGRGAWAGPVFGAVVVLPPDLSTLESLAEVVRDSKVLSPNRRELAYEAIKASALYIGIGASTPDEIDTLGISRATELAWLRALRDADLPDVLLIDAFKIRACSINQVAIVDGDALCLSIAAASVVAKVLRDRYMADLTEYVPGFSFHKHKGYGTREHQAEIAIYGVTPQHRRSFAPISTVLGAQHE; encoded by the coding sequence ATGTGCGCTTCAATAGCCCCTATAGAGGAAAAGGGATTTCACCCATTCGAGCCTACTCTGTGGCGCCAGGGTTATGCTTACGTGGCTGGTCTAGATGAGGCCGGTCGAGGTGCCTGGGCTGGGCCAGTATTTGGGGCTGTAGTGGTACTTCCTCCTGACCTCAGCACTTTAGAGTCCCTTGCTGAGGTCGTTAGGGACTCTAAAGTGCTATCACCTAACAGAAGGGAGTTAGCTTACGAAGCCATAAAAGCATCGGCATTATATATCGGCATTGGCGCAAGTACTCCTGATGAGATCGATACTTTGGGTATATCTAGGGCTACTGAGCTGGCTTGGCTACGCGCCTTACGAGATGCCGATTTACCAGATGTACTTTTGATTGATGCGTTCAAGATTAGGGCTTGTTCTATTAATCAGGTAGCGATAGTTGATGGTGATGCTCTCTGTTTATCTATAGCTGCTGCTTCTGTGGTAGCTAAGGTTTTGAGAGATCGATACATGGCAGATCTTACAGAATACGTCCCAGGTTTCAGCTTTCATAAGCATAAGGGTTATGGCACACGCGAGCATCAGGCTGAGATAGCTATCTATGGTGTTACCCCTCAACATAGGCGCTCATTCGCTCCCATAAGCACTGTGCTAGGTGCACAACATGAGTAA
- a CDS encoding YceI family protein yields the protein MLIETGAKVRTAWVIDSAHSVIEFSVRHMVVSTVKGYFRRFEGIIHADEDQPENSQVEAKIEASSIDTGDSKRDEHLRSDDFFNTESFPYISFSSTKIERTSENTADVHGNLTIRDVTLPVVLHTTFEGQLIDAYGKQRAAFSAETEINRKDYGLRWNALLESGQAVVSDKVKITLHIAAVKSE from the coding sequence ATGTTAATAGAAACCGGTGCAAAGGTTCGTACCGCTTGGGTGATCGATTCCGCACACTCGGTTATAGAGTTCTCTGTGCGTCATATGGTGGTATCTACGGTCAAAGGTTACTTTCGTAGATTTGAGGGAATCATCCATGCTGATGAGGATCAGCCAGAGAACTCGCAGGTAGAAGCGAAGATAGAAGCTAGCAGCATAGACACAGGTGACAGTAAGCGCGATGAACATCTGCGTTCGGATGATTTCTTCAACACTGAGAGTTTTCCTTATATATCGTTCTCAAGCACTAAGATTGAACGGACAAGCGAGAACACAGCCGATGTGCATGGTAACCTTACTATCCGGGACGTAACTCTGCCGGTAGTGTTGCATACTACATTTGAGGGGCAGCTAATCGATGCATATGGCAAGCAGAGAGCAGCCTTTAGCGCTGAAACGGAAATCAATCGCAAGGATTATGGGCTTCGTTGGAATGCCTTGCTTGAAAGTGGTCAAGCAGTTGTAAGCGATAAGGTCAAGATTACCTTGCATATTGCTGCCGTGAAATCAGAATAA
- the uvrB gene encoding excinuclease ABC subunit UvrB — protein MGEFKIISDLRPVGDQPKAIEALVEGVRAGMRHQTLLGATGTGKTFTVANVIERLQRPTLVIAHNKTLAAQLYAEFKEFFPNNAVEYFVSYYDYYQPEAYIPQTDTYIEKDTEINDEIDKLRHAATMALLERRDVIIVASVSCIYGLGSPEEYSKFVISLKRGDTVRLSKVIRRLVEAQYERNDQSLSRGTFRVRGDTLEIQPAYDEVALRIEFFGDEIDRITEIDPLTGEVLIERTKADIYPRKHFVTSQERLQEAIKAIREELEERYNWFIEQGKIVEAERLKQRTLYDLEMLSEAGYCSGVENYSRHLSGRKPGEPPITLLDYFPDDFLLIVDESHITLPQIRGMYAGDRSRKEVLVQYGFRLPSALDNRPLTFDEFQSHIVNAIYVSATPGPWEEEHSEQIVHQIIRPTGLLDPEISVRPTEGQIDDLLEEVHERVSKGQRVIITTLNKRMAEELSDYLSEMGIKNRYIHHEIDTLERVEILRDLRLGVYDVIVGINLLREGLDLPEVSLVAILDADKEGFLRSERSLIQMIGRAARHVEGKVIMYADTITESMQKAIDETNRRRAIQMEYNLKHNIVPASIVKEVRDITERVKAIAESKEQYRADGAVNLSKDEIFRMIKDLESQMKQAAKALEFEKAAILRDQIAELRKIAM, from the coding sequence ATGGGTGAGTTCAAGATAATATCTGACCTTCGGCCTGTAGGTGATCAGCCCAAGGCTATAGAAGCCTTGGTGGAAGGCGTTAGAGCCGGGATGAGGCATCAAACGTTGCTTGGGGCAACAGGAACCGGCAAGACTTTTACAGTCGCTAACGTTATAGAAAGGCTTCAGCGTCCAACTCTTGTTATAGCTCATAACAAAACCCTGGCAGCACAGCTATATGCTGAGTTCAAAGAATTTTTCCCCAACAATGCTGTAGAGTACTTCGTTAGCTATTACGATTATTATCAACCTGAGGCCTACATCCCGCAGACCGATACTTACATAGAAAAAGACACTGAGATAAATGATGAGATAGACAAGCTGCGTCATGCCGCTACAATGGCTCTTTTAGAAAGGCGAGATGTCATAATCGTTGCCAGTGTGTCCTGTATATACGGACTTGGATCTCCTGAAGAATACAGCAAGTTTGTTATATCCCTCAAACGTGGCGATACTGTGCGGCTCAGTAAGGTCATCCGTCGTCTTGTAGAGGCTCAATATGAGCGTAATGATCAATCTTTGTCGAGAGGTACGTTTAGAGTTAGAGGCGATACTCTTGAGATACAGCCTGCTTATGATGAGGTTGCGCTAAGGATTGAATTCTTTGGAGACGAGATAGATAGAATTACCGAGATAGATCCTCTTACTGGCGAGGTGCTTATTGAGCGCACCAAGGCGGATATATATCCACGAAAGCATTTTGTGACCTCTCAAGAGAGACTCCAAGAGGCTATCAAGGCTATTAGAGAAGAGCTCGAGGAACGCTATAACTGGTTTATCGAGCAAGGTAAGATAGTTGAAGCTGAAAGGCTCAAGCAGAGGACCTTATATGACCTTGAGATGCTCTCTGAAGCTGGTTACTGTTCAGGTGTCGAGAACTATTCCAGGCACCTGTCGGGACGTAAACCTGGGGAGCCCCCCATAACGTTGCTTGACTATTTCCCTGACGATTTCCTGCTTATAGTTGATGAGTCTCATATTACGCTGCCTCAGATCAGGGGCATGTATGCAGGCGACCGGTCGCGGAAAGAGGTGCTCGTTCAGTATGGATTTAGGCTGCCTTCAGCCCTGGATAATCGTCCATTAACTTTCGATGAATTCCAGTCTCATATAGTCAATGCTATTTACGTTTCAGCCACCCCTGGCCCATGGGAAGAGGAACACTCAGAACAGATAGTCCACCAGATCATCAGGCCTACCGGTCTGCTTGATCCGGAGATCAGCGTTCGTCCTACGGAAGGTCAGATAGACGACCTCCTGGAGGAGGTGCACGAGAGGGTATCCAAGGGGCAGAGGGTGATCATAACTACGCTCAACAAGCGTATGGCCGAAGAACTGTCTGATTACCTGAGCGAAATGGGTATCAAGAACCGCTATATCCATCACGAGATAGATACTTTGGAGCGTGTTGAGATACTTCGCGATCTACGCCTTGGAGTCTATGATGTAATAGTGGGCATAAACCTTTTGAGGGAAGGACTGGATCTGCCGGAAGTCTCCTTAGTAGCTATTCTAGACGCTGATAAGGAAGGCTTTTTGCGTTCCGAGAGGTCGCTTATACAGATGATCGGTAGAGCTGCTCGTCATGTTGAGGGCAAGGTTATCATGTACGCAGATACCATCACGGAATCTATGCAAAAAGCTATAGATGAGACGAATCGTAGGCGGGCTATCCAGATGGAATATAACCTCAAGCACAACATAGTGCCCGCGAGCATTGTCAAGGAAGTGCGTGATATTACTGAGAGAGTCAAGGCTATCGCTGAGTCTAAGGAGCAATATCGAGCGGACGGTGCTGTGAATCTGTCCAAGGATGAGATATTCAGGATGATAAAGGATCTGGAATCTCAGATGAAACAGGCTGCCAAGGCGTTAGAGTTTGAGAAAGCAGCTATCTTGCGTGATCAGATAGCTGAGCTTCGCAAGATAGCTATGTAA
- a CDS encoding DUF951 domain-containing protein: MPKPIDFEIGDILELRKPHPCGGHTWTVIRLGADIGIRCHECGRKVLMPRSELEKRVKKRIPAPSVEETT, translated from the coding sequence ATGCCTAAACCCATAGACTTCGAGATAGGAGACATACTTGAGTTAAGGAAGCCACACCCGTGCGGTGGCCATACTTGGACTGTTATAAGACTAGGGGCCGATATAGGTATAAGGTGTCACGAATGTGGTCGAAAGGTGCTGATGCCTAGAAGCGAGCTGGAAAAGCGAGTAAAGAAGAGGATCCCAGCCCCCTCAGTTGAGGAAACCACGTGA
- the rplS gene encoding 50S ribosomal protein L19, with amino-acid sequence MSQEVLASVAQQQLRSDIPDFGPGDTVRVHARVVEGNRERIQVFEGVVLRRRGSGIAENFTVRRIASHGIGVERNFLLHSPRIDKIEVVRRAKVRRAKIYYLRNLRGKAARLKEKRTQ; translated from the coding sequence ATGTCCCAAGAGGTTCTAGCTTCTGTTGCTCAACAGCAACTAAGATCTGATATACCGGACTTCGGTCCTGGTGATACTGTGCGCGTCCATGCTCGAGTTGTGGAAGGTAACCGTGAGAGAATTCAGGTGTTCGAAGGCGTAGTGCTTCGACGCAGAGGTAGTGGTATAGCTGAAAACTTTACCGTAAGAAGGATCGCTTCCCATGGAATTGGGGTCGAGCGCAACTTTCTGTTGCACTCGCCGCGCATCGACAAAATTGAGGTTGTAAGGCGCGCTAAGGTGCGTCGCGCTAAGATCTATTATCTAAGAAATCTTCGTGGTAAGGCTGCTAGATTAAAGGAGAAGCGCACTCAGTAG
- a CDS encoding slipin family protein yields the protein MLYVITVLIIVLALLVRASLRVTQEYERGVIFRLGRFAGVRGPGLIPLIPLIERMVRVDLRVVTMDVPAQEVITRDNVSVRVNAVVYFRVFDPKMAVINVVDYIKSTFQIAQTTLRSVLGQSELDELLAHREKINDTLQKIIDEQTEPWGVKVSIVEVKDVELPEGMQRAMARQAEAEREKRAKIIHAEGEYESSQRLKDAAAIMAQEPISLQLRYLQTLTEIAADQNSTLIFPVPVDLLREFLHRDSNPADSSYSKDNLK from the coding sequence ATGCTATATGTGATTACAGTTCTGATAATAGTTCTAGCGTTATTGGTACGTGCTTCTTTACGGGTGACTCAGGAGTATGAACGCGGAGTCATCTTCAGGCTGGGAAGATTTGCCGGTGTAAGAGGCCCTGGGCTGATCCCTCTCATTCCTCTCATCGAGCGCATGGTGAGGGTAGATCTACGTGTGGTTACTATGGATGTTCCCGCTCAGGAAGTGATAACTCGGGATAATGTCTCAGTAAGAGTCAATGCGGTAGTCTACTTCCGGGTGTTTGATCCTAAGATGGCGGTCATTAATGTTGTAGATTACATAAAATCTACGTTCCAAATCGCACAGACTACACTTAGAAGTGTCCTGGGACAATCCGAGTTAGACGAGCTTTTAGCACATCGAGAGAAGATTAATGATACTTTGCAGAAGATAATTGATGAGCAGACTGAGCCTTGGGGAGTCAAGGTAAGTATAGTAGAGGTAAAGGATGTCGAGCTGCCGGAAGGTATGCAGCGTGCTATGGCTCGCCAGGCCGAAGCTGAACGTGAAAAGAGAGCTAAGATCATACATGCTGAAGGCGAGTACGAATCTTCGCAGAGACTAAAGGATGCCGCAGCTATAATGGCGCAAGAACCTATAAGTTTACAGTTACGTTACCTGCAGACTTTGACCGAGATAGCGGCTGACCAAAATTCTACATTGATATTCCCAGTACCTGTTGACCTTCTTAGAGAGTTCTTGCACAGGGATTCCAATCCTGCAGATAGTAGCTACAGCAAAGATAATCTTAAGTAG
- a CDS encoding GNAT family N-acetyltransferase, whose amino-acid sequence MQHVAKYPGMSWYVPGTNAYLIAGPWRNRDDIVEILESRGDRYRPALWTSLMESIINTAGAIIVDPTEYKSAAHFYHTVKVSCLETVLVLRNTHIPGPELSVELEIQSVLKRGIAELIAIDWDSFPWLWRNSRREFEEYLDSPGVHAWVAYKSEEPIGYVSLTLYDDWGHIDRLAVRPNFQGRGYGAQLLSWALRQLHVMGAKYAQLSTQETNERSFKLYSSFGFKLCRGGYKIYGKYLG is encoded by the coding sequence GTGCAACATGTTGCTAAATACCCAGGTATGTCATGGTATGTGCCTGGTACGAATGCGTATCTTATAGCAGGTCCATGGAGGAACAGAGATGACATAGTTGAGATATTAGAATCCAGGGGCGACAGATATAGGCCAGCTTTGTGGACATCTCTTATGGAATCCATAATCAACACTGCTGGAGCAATTATTGTAGACCCTACCGAATACAAATCAGCTGCTCACTTCTATCATACCGTCAAGGTTTCTTGCTTGGAAACAGTATTGGTGCTGAGGAACACTCATATACCTGGGCCTGAGTTAAGTGTGGAATTGGAAATACAATCAGTGCTCAAAAGGGGGATAGCTGAACTAATAGCAATAGATTGGGACTCTTTTCCATGGCTCTGGCGGAACTCCCGGAGGGAATTTGAAGAATATCTTGATTCCCCTGGAGTTCATGCGTGGGTGGCCTACAAATCTGAAGAACCTATTGGCTATGTAAGTCTGACTCTCTATGACGATTGGGGGCATATAGATAGGTTAGCTGTTAGGCCAAACTTTCAAGGTAGGGGATATGGGGCGCAACTACTATCCTGGGCTCTTAGGCAGCTACATGTCATGGGAGCTAAGTATGCGCAGCTAAGCACTCAAGAAACTAACGAAAGGTCTTTCAAACTATATTCGTCATTCGGTTTCAAATTATGCAGAGGTGGTTACAAGATATACGGAAAGTATCTAGGATAA
- a CDS encoding winged helix-turn-helix transcriptional regulator: MEDHRIKHDVFCPYYQKTIELIGRRWTGAIIRALLSGVNRFSDLRESIPDLSDRMLSERLKELEEEGIVERHVYPETPVRIEYKLTPKGEDLAEIVEAVSRWAHEWLAPHESTDEVRTVS; encoded by the coding sequence ATGGAGGATCACAGAATCAAACACGATGTATTCTGTCCGTACTACCAGAAGACGATCGAATTGATCGGACGCAGGTGGACTGGAGCCATCATAAGAGCACTGCTCTCCGGGGTGAACAGGTTCTCAGATCTGCGAGAGTCTATACCTGACCTTAGCGATCGCATGCTTTCCGAGCGCTTGAAAGAGTTGGAGGAGGAAGGCATAGTAGAGCGCCACGTCTATCCGGAGACGCCGGTACGGATAGAGTATAAGCTGACACCCAAGGGAGAAGACCTGGCGGAGATAGTGGAAGCAGTATCAAGGTGGGCCCACGAATGGTTAGCCCCACATGAGTCCACGGATGAAGTTAGGACCGTTTCATAA
- a CDS encoding YraN family protein: MSKSLGRIGEDYACNFLLSKGYKLIARNWRCRQGEIDIIFQDKDEIVFVEVKTRSSLSLGTPEESIDMHKARQLLTLAKIWIFECYDGEKDPPVRFDAVTVTISRSGRVIDSNHIQNCIMPGDYD, translated from the coding sequence ATGAGTAAATCTCTTGGGCGTATTGGGGAGGATTATGCCTGTAATTTCTTGTTATCAAAGGGATATAAACTTATTGCGCGAAATTGGCGATGCCGACAAGGCGAGATAGATATTATCTTCCAGGACAAAGATGAAATCGTATTTGTCGAGGTCAAGACCCGTTCCAGCCTAAGTTTGGGTACTCCTGAGGAATCTATAGATATGCATAAAGCCAGGCAGTTACTTACCCTAGCTAAGATATGGATTTTTGAATGTTATGACGGGGAGAAGGATCCGCCGGTGAGGTTTGATGCAGTGACTGTTACGATCTCTCGTAGCGGGCGAGTAATAGACTCAAATCATATACAGAATTGTATTATGCCCGGCGACTACGACTAG
- the pgsA gene encoding CDP-diacylglycerol--glycerol-3-phosphate 3-phosphatidyltransferase: MLVIGQTVRLADAISIARILAVPIILGFVLWHPPSLFVPAAAIFLIAAISDLLDGYVARRSGKASTLGIYLDLVADKILTSCVLLVFVDLGILPTWPAALIITREFIVSGLRTVAAAEGLIIPAAAWGKHKTLVTNAAIFMLFLAFAGSELPANMSISSVTPVQIFAYFIMYIAVILTITSGLRYVYNARHVLFQMMKH, translated from the coding sequence ATGCTCGTGATAGGTCAGACAGTTCGATTAGCCGACGCCATCAGTATAGCGAGAATTCTAGCAGTTCCTATAATATTAGGATTTGTACTGTGGCATCCTCCTTCTCTCTTTGTTCCAGCGGCTGCCATATTCCTTATAGCAGCCATCTCTGATTTGCTGGATGGCTACGTTGCGCGCAGATCAGGCAAGGCTAGCACATTGGGTATATATCTCGACTTGGTGGCGGACAAGATACTGACCTCGTGTGTACTTTTAGTCTTTGTGGACTTGGGAATACTCCCTACATGGCCGGCAGCCCTTATTATAACTAGAGAGTTTATAGTATCCGGACTGAGAACAGTGGCCGCGGCAGAGGGTTTGATAATACCTGCTGCAGCTTGGGGAAAACACAAGACACTCGTCACAAACGCTGCTATATTCATGCTTTTCCTAGCTTTCGCTGGAAGTGAACTACCTGCGAATATGTCTATCTCAAGTGTAACGCCAGTGCAGATATTTGCCTATTTCATAATGTATATAGCGGTTATTCTTACCATCACAAGCGGCCTAAGATATGTGTACAATGCCAGACACGTTCTCTTCCAAATGATGAAACACTAG